Proteins encoded together in one Variovorax paradoxus EPS window:
- a CDS encoding PD-(D/E)XK nuclease family protein, which yields MNEGHPVHALWCDPADGVVARIVRALAERELHAARTVVLVPYAQLMGVARSMWARCGSAGFVPRFETTHNWARSAGGFLPTGYDIAFDMARDLITAQALLSQSGFNNERFALAGRVVELAYQLAPLASASLPDARVGEWAQRAAQVAEAGSESEWFRIESALIRIAVAWAATSGYATDVLLRESTRNQVDALIVLEGFQTDPLTQTLCTLWGDHALHLSLVPANTSVAPAASHVAADPEDEAELAAACVLRHLAEGRAPVALIATDRALTRRISAQLKAQGIVTHDETGWKLSTTRAAATLMSALRACAHDAASDQVLEWLKSGADGDALAVQALEVRLRREGLRDWSAWCSLVARSEKPNDVALLPYTEAIEARRASMMKSRPVAEWLRALRELLEGSGQWTPLADDMAGGKVIAALWLDADSHGDADEFPGGRHTLAEFTAWVRDVLEDASFVPPTGDQAPRVIVLPLYQLLGRAFGAVVIPGCDDRRLPASPEPPGNWSAAQRLELGLPSRETLEAAQRSAWAAALHNPWCELVWRQSDASGEPVRPSPLVQALQLDHVLQPTVDPRPARDVTVQPTAVPTPSGALLPLQNISTSVYEDLRRCPYRFFALRQLGLRSADELDVEVDKRDFGNWLHAVLGHFHEALIETPTQDAHERVAFIEEAAQRATREYGLSDAEFLPFAAAWPAVRDGYLVWLAGHEVGGAVFVESEPWKEQPLGGLRLVGRLDRVDRTSDGQAFVIDYKTESASVTKERVKDPTEDTQLAFYAALVADDTLRAAYVNVGEKSSGTQTVEQPAVVEARDALVAGIMSDFTRIAEGAALPPLGEGAVCDYCAARGLCRKDFWEVSK from the coding sequence ATGAACGAAGGCCACCCCGTCCACGCCTTGTGGTGCGACCCCGCCGACGGCGTCGTCGCGCGGATCGTCCGCGCGCTCGCCGAGCGCGAGCTGCATGCGGCGCGCACCGTGGTGCTGGTGCCGTATGCGCAATTGATGGGCGTGGCGCGCAGCATGTGGGCGCGTTGCGGCAGCGCCGGCTTCGTGCCGCGCTTTGAGACCACGCACAACTGGGCGCGCAGCGCGGGCGGCTTCCTGCCGACGGGCTACGACATCGCGTTCGACATGGCGCGTGACCTCATCACGGCCCAGGCGCTGCTGTCGCAGTCCGGGTTCAACAACGAGCGTTTCGCATTGGCAGGCCGCGTCGTCGAACTGGCCTACCAGCTCGCGCCCCTCGCATCGGCATCGCTGCCGGACGCGCGTGTCGGCGAATGGGCCCAGCGTGCCGCGCAGGTGGCCGAGGCGGGCAGCGAGTCGGAATGGTTCCGCATCGAAAGCGCGCTGATCCGCATCGCCGTCGCCTGGGCCGCAACCTCGGGCTACGCAACGGACGTGCTGCTGCGCGAGAGCACGCGCAACCAGGTCGATGCATTGATCGTGCTCGAAGGCTTCCAGACCGATCCGCTCACCCAGACGCTGTGCACCCTGTGGGGCGATCACGCGCTGCATCTCTCGCTCGTGCCCGCGAACACTTCCGTGGCTCCCGCAGCTTCCCATGTGGCGGCAGACCCCGAGGATGAGGCCGAGCTCGCCGCCGCCTGCGTGCTGCGTCACCTCGCCGAGGGCCGCGCGCCGGTCGCGCTGATCGCCACCGACCGCGCGCTCACGCGCCGCATCAGCGCCCAGCTCAAGGCGCAGGGCATCGTCACGCACGACGAAACCGGCTGGAAGCTCTCGACCACCCGCGCTGCCGCCACGTTGATGAGCGCGCTGCGCGCCTGTGCCCACGACGCGGCGAGCGATCAAGTTCTGGAATGGCTCAAGAGCGGTGCCGACGGCGACGCACTGGCAGTGCAGGCGCTCGAAGTGCGCCTGCGACGCGAAGGCCTGCGCGACTGGTCGGCCTGGTGCAGCCTCGTGGCCCGCAGCGAGAAGCCGAACGACGTGGCGTTGCTGCCCTACACCGAAGCCATCGAGGCGCGCCGCGCATCGATGATGAAGTCCAGACCCGTGGCCGAATGGCTGCGCGCATTGCGCGAACTGCTCGAAGGCAGCGGGCAATGGACGCCTCTGGCCGACGACATGGCAGGCGGGAAAGTCATCGCCGCGTTGTGGCTCGATGCCGATTCGCACGGCGATGCCGACGAATTTCCCGGCGGCCGTCACACGCTCGCCGAATTCACGGCATGGGTGCGCGACGTGCTCGAAGACGCGAGCTTCGTGCCCCCCACTGGCGACCAAGCGCCCCGGGTGATCGTGCTGCCGCTCTATCAACTGCTCGGCCGCGCATTCGGTGCCGTGGTCATTCCTGGGTGCGACGACCGCCGCCTGCCCGCATCGCCCGAGCCTCCCGGCAACTGGAGTGCCGCCCAGCGCCTCGAACTGGGCCTGCCTTCGCGCGAGACCCTCGAAGCCGCGCAGCGCTCGGCCTGGGCTGCGGCCCTGCACAACCCCTGGTGCGAACTGGTCTGGCGCCAGTCCGACGCGAGCGGCGAGCCGGTCCGACCGAGCCCGTTGGTGCAGGCATTGCAGCTCGACCACGTGCTGCAGCCCACCGTCGATCCGCGTCCTGCGCGCGACGTCACCGTGCAACCGACTGCCGTTCCCACGCCCTCGGGCGCGCTGCTGCCGCTGCAGAACATCTCGACCAGCGTCTACGAAGACCTGCGCCGCTGCCCCTATCGCTTCTTCGCGCTGCGGCAGTTGGGGCTGCGGAGCGCCGACGAGCTCGACGTGGAGGTCGACAAGCGCGACTTCGGCAACTGGCTGCACGCCGTGCTCGGTCATTTCCACGAGGCACTGATCGAAACCCCGACGCAGGATGCGCACGAGCGCGTGGCATTTATCGAAGAAGCCGCGCAACGCGCCACGCGCGAATACGGCCTTTCCGACGCCGAGTTCCTTCCTTTCGCCGCGGCATGGCCTGCGGTGCGCGACGGATATCTCGTATGGCTCGCAGGGCATGAAGTGGGTGGTGCGGTGTTTGTCGAATCCGAACCCTGGAAAGAGCAGCCGCTGGGCGGCCTGCGCCTGGTCGGTCGCCTCGATCGAGTCGACCGCACGTCCGATGGACAGGCCTTCGTGATCGACTACAAGACCGAGTCCGCGAGCGTTACCAAGGAGCGAGTGAAGGACCCGACCGAGGACACGCAGCTCGCCTTCTACGCAGCGCTGGTGGCTGACGACACCTTGCGTGCGGCCTACGTCAATGTGGGCGAGAAGTCCTCGGGCACGCAGACCGTCGAGCAACCGGCGGTGGTCGAGGCGAGAGACGCATTGGTGGCCGGCATCATGAGCGACTTCACGCGCATCGCCGAGGGCGCGGCGCTGCCCCCGTTGGGCGAGGGCGCTGTTTGCGACTACTGCGCAGCGCGCGGCCTGTGCCGCAAGGACTTCTGGGAGGTGTCGAAGTGA
- a CDS encoding MATE family efflux transporter, whose amino-acid sequence MVGERSLIARHAGTVLVGQLAVMAFGVTDTIIAGRYSEHALAALSVGAAIFVSVYVSLMGVLQALLPVWAELHGAGRGGEVGRSVRQSLYLAGIAIAVGMVALLLPGGALRWTQVPAEMRGEVEAYLAVLAFALAPSLLFRLFSTLNQSLGKPQLVTWLQLASLVVKLPLSIWFTFGGAGLPAMGLVGCAWATLCVNWAMLGCAVWLLRSSAFYRGYALWERIEPPDWLQIRQFARLGVPGGLAVLVEVTSFTLMALFIARLGTAAAAAHQIASNLLAVAYMMPLSLAIATSARVSFWLGAGDAAKARHACRLGFELAMLCALVYAGAMVALRHELANVYSDNPEVIALAALLLPVVAVYHLADALQTLCVFVLRCYRVTLAPLVIYCAMLWGLGLGGSYLLAYRGLGPWPAMQSPLAFWIMSAGALVLTGLLFSALLRWTMQKRAS is encoded by the coding sequence GTGGTGGGCGAACGGAGTTTGATCGCACGCCACGCCGGCACGGTGCTGGTGGGCCAGCTGGCCGTGATGGCTTTCGGCGTGACCGACACCATCATCGCGGGCCGCTATTCGGAGCACGCGCTGGCGGCGCTCTCGGTCGGCGCTGCCATCTTCGTGAGCGTGTACGTCTCGCTGATGGGCGTGCTGCAGGCACTGCTGCCGGTGTGGGCCGAATTGCACGGCGCGGGCCGCGGCGGCGAGGTGGGCCGCTCGGTGCGGCAGTCGCTCTACCTGGCCGGCATCGCCATCGCGGTGGGCATGGTGGCGCTGCTGCTGCCCGGCGGCGCCCTGCGCTGGACCCAGGTGCCGGCGGAGATGCGCGGCGAGGTCGAGGCGTACCTCGCGGTGCTGGCCTTCGCGCTGGCGCCGTCTCTCCTCTTTCGCCTCTTCAGCACGCTGAACCAGAGCCTGGGCAAGCCACAGCTCGTGACTTGGCTGCAACTGGCGTCGCTGGTGGTGAAGCTGCCGCTGTCGATCTGGTTCACCTTCGGCGGCGCCGGCCTGCCCGCGATGGGCCTCGTCGGCTGCGCCTGGGCCACGCTGTGCGTGAACTGGGCCATGCTCGGCTGCGCGGTCTGGCTGCTGCGCAGCAGCGCCTTCTATCGCGGCTATGCGCTCTGGGAACGCATCGAGCCGCCCGATTGGCTGCAGATCCGCCAGTTCGCGCGCCTCGGCGTTCCCGGCGGATTGGCGGTGCTGGTGGAAGTGACCTCGTTCACGCTGATGGCGCTGTTCATCGCGCGCCTGGGCACCGCTGCGGCGGCTGCGCACCAGATCGCCTCGAACCTGCTCGCAGTGGCGTACATGATGCCGCTCTCGCTCGCCATCGCGACCAGCGCGCGCGTGAGCTTCTGGCTCGGCGCCGGCGATGCAGCGAAGGCCCGGCACGCCTGCCGCCTCGGCTTCGAGCTCGCCATGCTGTGCGCCCTCGTCTACGCCGGAGCGATGGTCGCCTTGCGCCACGAGCTTGCCAATGTGTATTCGGACAACCCGGAAGTGATCGCGCTGGCCGCCTTGCTGCTGCCGGTCGTCGCGGTCTACCACCTCGCCGATGCCCTGCAGACGCTGTGCGTGTTCGTGCTGCGCTGCTACCGCGTGACGCTGGCGCCGCTGGTCATCTACTGCGCGATGCTCTGGGGCCTGGGCCTCGGCGGCAGCTACTTGCTGGCCTACCGCGGCCTCGGGCCATGGCCGGCGATGCAATCGCCGCTCGCGTTCTGGATCATGAGCGCCGGCGCGTTGGTGCTCACGGGCCTGCTGTTCAGCGCGCTGCTGCGCTGGACGATGCAAAAGCGAGCCAGCTGA
- a CDS encoding oxidoreductase encodes MTSTALRAGLVGYGFAGQTFHAPVLSAVPGLELVAVASSQPHKVHADWPGVAVVPDVAVLVARADIDLIVVATPNAQHNPVAKAALEAGKHVVVDKPFTLDVAEARELELLARRNNRVLAVYQNRRYDADYLTLKDLLAGGELGRPVYLESHFDRFRPEVRERWREQPVPGSGLWVDLGSHLVDQAVQLFGRPDTLQLDTAVLRDGALVEDYFHAVLRYESGPHAPLRVVLHATTLAAHAAPRYIVHGTRGSYVKHGVDPQEDALRAGQRPPAEGWGADPLDGELTLIGSDGAPRFRAVPTLAGNYVDYYAAVRDAILGTGPNPVPPEQAVALMELLDIGRQSAAEGRAIRIERP; translated from the coding sequence ATGACTTCCACAGCGTTGCGCGCCGGCCTCGTCGGCTACGGTTTCGCCGGCCAGACCTTCCATGCACCCGTGCTTTCGGCCGTTCCGGGGCTCGAACTGGTGGCCGTGGCGAGTTCGCAGCCGCACAAGGTCCACGCGGACTGGCCCGGCGTGGCCGTGGTGCCGGACGTGGCGGTGCTCGTGGCCCGCGCGGACATCGACCTGATCGTGGTCGCCACGCCCAATGCCCAGCACAATCCGGTTGCAAAGGCTGCGCTGGAGGCCGGCAAGCACGTGGTGGTGGACAAGCCTTTCACGCTCGATGTGGCCGAGGCGAGAGAGCTCGAATTGTTGGCTCGACGCAACAATCGCGTCCTGGCGGTCTATCAGAACCGGCGTTACGACGCCGATTACCTGACGTTGAAGGATCTTCTCGCAGGCGGCGAGTTGGGGCGGCCGGTGTACCTGGAATCGCATTTCGACCGCTTCCGGCCCGAGGTTCGCGAGCGCTGGCGAGAGCAGCCGGTGCCGGGTTCAGGCCTGTGGGTGGACCTGGGCTCGCATTTGGTGGATCAAGCCGTCCAGTTGTTCGGACGGCCCGATACGCTGCAACTCGACACGGCCGTCCTTCGCGATGGTGCGCTGGTCGAAGACTATTTCCACGCCGTGCTGCGCTACGAAAGCGGCCCTCACGCCCCCTTGCGCGTGGTGCTGCACGCCACGACGCTCGCCGCCCATGCGGCGCCGCGCTACATCGTGCATGGCACGCGCGGCAGCTACGTGAAGCACGGTGTTGATCCGCAAGAGGATGCGCTGCGCGCCGGGCAACGACCACCAGCCGAAGGATGGGGCGCCGATCCGCTCGATGGCGAACTCACGCTGATCGGCAGCGACGGGGCGCCTCGCTTTCGCGCCGTGCCCACGCTGGCAGGCAACTACGTCGACTACTACGCGGCGGTCCGCGACGCGATCCTTGGCACGGGGCCGAACCCGGTCCCGCCGGAGCAGGCGGTCGCGCTGATGGAACTCCTCGACATCGGTCGCCAGAGCGCAGCCGAGGGCCGCGCCATCCGCATCGAACGCCCATGA
- the phoR gene encoding phosphate regulon sensor histidine kinase PhoR: protein MPFRIATFLIASLVIGAGAVGIFGWKFGWLGAWLGAVLWLALDAWRAERLLQVLRNDATGLPTRGPGVWGELAERIRKLLRDREQQTRQAEDRLQEFLAAIQASPNGVILLDEQGRIEWCNQTAAGQFGIDAERDLLQHLANLVRDPAFVAYLASWNYSRDVVIDASGPGHTHQRSHPVRLSVQVHPYAGNRRMLLTRDITALEQAEAMRRDFVANVSHEIRTPLTVLAGFVETLQNLPLDADERMRYLSLMGQQSHRMETLVNDLLTLSRLEGSASPSGNQWIRIRALLAQCEDEGRGLSGRLAPLGHRLSFTIDAESEISGAPTELQSAMSNLLSNAIRYTPGGGEVAVSWRVLPDGRGEYAVKDTGPGIAAEHIPRLTERFYRIDRSRSRETGGTGLGLAIVKHIAQRHGAELRIESTVGKGSRFALVFPATRVREARVLAK, encoded by the coding sequence ATGCCTTTCCGAATTGCTACTTTTTTAATAGCGTCCCTTGTAATAGGAGCGGGCGCTGTCGGCATTTTTGGCTGGAAGTTCGGGTGGCTGGGCGCCTGGCTGGGGGCGGTGCTGTGGCTCGCGCTCGATGCCTGGCGCGCCGAACGGCTGCTGCAGGTGCTGCGCAACGACGCCACGGGTTTGCCGACCCGCGGACCCGGCGTCTGGGGCGAACTGGCCGAGCGCATCCGCAAGCTGCTGCGCGACCGCGAGCAGCAGACCCGCCAGGCCGAAGACCGGCTGCAGGAATTCCTGGCGGCCATCCAGGCATCACCCAACGGCGTGATCCTGCTCGACGAGCAGGGCCGCATCGAATGGTGCAACCAGACGGCGGCAGGCCAGTTCGGCATCGATGCCGAGCGCGACCTGTTGCAGCACCTGGCCAATCTCGTGCGCGACCCGGCCTTCGTGGCCTACCTCGCGTCGTGGAACTACAGCCGCGACGTCGTCATCGACGCTTCCGGCCCGGGCCATACGCACCAGCGCAGCCATCCGGTGCGGCTGTCGGTGCAGGTGCATCCCTATGCAGGCAACCGCCGCATGCTGCTCACGCGCGACATCACGGCGCTGGAGCAGGCCGAGGCGATGCGGCGCGATTTCGTGGCGAATGTGTCGCACGAGATCCGCACGCCGCTCACGGTGCTGGCGGGCTTTGTCGAGACGCTGCAGAACCTGCCGCTCGATGCCGACGAGCGCATGCGTTATCTCTCGTTGATGGGCCAACAATCGCACCGCATGGAAACGCTGGTGAACGACCTCTTGACGCTGTCGCGGCTGGAGGGCAGCGCATCGCCTTCGGGCAATCAGTGGATCCGCATCCGTGCCTTGCTCGCGCAGTGCGAGGACGAAGGACGCGGCCTGTCGGGCCGGCTTGCGCCGCTGGGCCATCGGCTCTCGTTCACCATCGATGCCGAGTCCGAGATATCGGGCGCGCCCACCGAATTGCAGAGCGCAATGTCGAACCTGCTGAGCAATGCGATCCGCTACACGCCCGGCGGCGGCGAAGTGGCGGTGAGCTGGCGGGTGCTGCCCGACGGGCGCGGCGAGTACGCGGTGAAGGACACCGGCCCTGGCATTGCCGCCGAGCACATTCCGCGGCTCACCGAGCGCTTCTATCGCATCGACCGCAGCCGTTCGCGCGAGACCGGCGGCACGGGGCTCGGCCTCGCGATCGTCAAGCACATCGCACAACGGCATGGCGCCGAATTGCGCATCGAGAGCACGGTGGGCAAGGGGAGCCGGTTTGCGCTGGTGTTTCCGGCCACGCGGGTGCGCGAGGCGCGCGTGCTGGCGAAGTGA
- the trxA gene encoding thioredoxin TrxA, giving the protein MASDLIKHISDSSFEADVLKSSQPVLVDYWAEWCGPCKMIAPILDEVSATYEGKLQIAKLNVDENRDIPAKFGIRGIPTLMLFKDGQLAATKVGAMSKAQLTAFIDQQLA; this is encoded by the coding sequence ATGGCCAGCGACCTGATCAAACACATCTCCGATTCCTCCTTCGAAGCCGACGTGCTCAAGTCCAGCCAGCCGGTGCTGGTCGACTACTGGGCCGAATGGTGCGGCCCCTGCAAGATGATCGCCCCGATCCTTGACGAAGTGTCGGCCACCTACGAAGGCAAGCTGCAGATCGCCAAGCTGAACGTCGACGAGAACCGCGACATCCCCGCCAAGTTCGGCATCCGCGGCATCCCCACGCTCATGCTGTTCAAGGACGGCCAACTGGCCGCCACCAAGGTCGGCGCCATGAGCAAGGCGCAACTCACCGCCTTCATCGACCAGCAACTCGCATAA
- a CDS encoding type B 50S ribosomal protein L31: MAKEGIHPNYREILFVDMSNGFKFVTRSCANTKEMGKTDDGRELPLFKLDTTSESHPFYTGTQKSVDNMGGRVEKFRNRFGKTTGAASK; encoded by the coding sequence ATGGCAAAAGAAGGCATCCACCCGAATTACCGCGAAATCCTGTTCGTCGACATGTCGAACGGTTTCAAGTTCGTGACCCGTTCGTGCGCGAACACCAAGGAAATGGGCAAGACCGACGACGGTCGCGAGCTCCCCCTGTTCAAGCTGGATACCACCAGCGAATCGCACCCGTTCTACACCGGCACGCAGAAGTCGGTCGACAACATGGGCGGTCGCGTCGAGAAGTTCCGCAACCGTTTCGGCAAGACCACCGGCGCTGCTTCGAAGTAA
- the rho gene encoding transcription termination factor Rho has protein sequence MHLNELKALHVSEVLKQAEALEIENVGRMRKQELMFAIIKKRAKAGEQVFADGVLEILPDGFGFLRSPDTSFTASTDDIYISPSQVRRFNLHTGDMIEGEVRTPKDGERYFALTKLDKVNDGPPEQNKHKVMFENLTPLFPKEQMKLERDGVKGEENITGRIIDIIAPIGKGQRALLVAPPKSGKTVMMQHIAHAISANYPDVHMMVLLVDERPEEVTEMQRTVKGEVIASTFDEPAARHVHVAEMVIERAKRLVELKKDVVILLDSITRLARAYNNVVPSSGKVLTGGVDSNALQRPKRFLGAARNVEEGGSLTIIGTALIDTGSRMDEVIFEEFKGTGNSEIHLDRRLYEKRVFPSIQLNRSGTRREELLLAPEILQKTRILRQLMYNMDEIESMELMLKNMKATKTNVEFFDMMRRGG, from the coding sequence ATGCACTTAAACGAACTCAAGGCACTCCACGTGTCTGAAGTCCTCAAGCAGGCCGAAGCCCTTGAGATTGAAAACGTCGGCCGCATGCGCAAGCAGGAGCTGATGTTCGCGATCATCAAGAAGCGCGCAAAGGCCGGCGAACAGGTCTTCGCCGACGGCGTGCTCGAAATCCTGCCCGACGGCTTCGGCTTCCTGCGCAGCCCCGACACCAGCTTCACCGCCAGCACCGACGACATCTACATCTCGCCGAGCCAGGTGCGCCGCTTCAACCTGCACACCGGCGACATGATCGAAGGTGAAGTGCGCACGCCCAAGGATGGCGAGCGCTACTTCGCGCTGACCAAGCTGGACAAGGTCAACGACGGCCCGCCCGAGCAGAACAAGCACAAGGTGATGTTCGAGAATCTCACGCCGCTGTTCCCCAAGGAGCAGATGAAGCTGGAACGCGATGGCGTCAAGGGCGAAGAGAACATCACGGGCCGCATCATCGACATCATCGCCCCCATCGGCAAAGGCCAGCGCGCCCTGCTCGTGGCGCCGCCCAAGAGCGGCAAGACGGTGATGATGCAGCACATCGCCCACGCGATCAGCGCCAACTACCCCGACGTGCACATGATGGTGCTGCTCGTGGACGAGCGCCCTGAAGAAGTGACCGAAATGCAGCGCACCGTGAAGGGCGAAGTCATTGCTTCGACCTTCGACGAGCCTGCCGCCCGCCACGTGCACGTCGCCGAAATGGTGATCGAGCGCGCCAAGCGCCTGGTCGAACTGAAGAAGGACGTGGTGATCCTGCTGGACTCGATCACGCGTCTGGCCCGCGCCTACAACAACGTCGTGCCCTCGTCGGGCAAGGTGCTGACCGGCGGTGTCGACTCCAACGCACTGCAGCGCCCCAAGCGCTTCCTGGGCGCCGCGCGCAATGTGGAAGAAGGCGGCTCGCTGACCATCATCGGCACCGCGCTGATCGACACCGGCAGTCGCATGGACGAAGTGATCTTCGAAGAGTTCAAGGGCACCGGCAACTCCGAAATCCACCTGGACCGCCGCCTGTACGAAAAGCGCGTGTTCCCTTCGATCCAACTCAACCGCAGCGGCACGCGCCGCGAAGAATTGCTGTTGGCCCCCGAGATCCTTCAGAAGACCCGCATTCTTCGTCAGCTCATGTACAACATGGACGAGATCGAGTCGATGGAGCTGATGCTGAAGAACATGAAGGCGACGAAGACCAATGTCGAGTTCTTCGACATGATGCGTCGCGGCGGCTGA